In Gadus morhua chromosome 2, gadMor3.0, whole genome shotgun sequence, a single window of DNA contains:
- the csf3b gene encoding colony stimulating factor 3 (granulocyte) b isoform X2: MNLLHFLALQCCLALLVLSAPLQDSRLTLADPEFKLAVVRSNTLVEKILEDIPVVHKNTIHSTENSLSRMSVGIKLQQDLLGALAARLEGLDDLRADLRDLLTQINKMQELGRWSSDEPYQSPDIAANLHGDYELQVATHLTLTQLRAFCQDIVRSMRNISVYRPQEQR; encoded by the exons ATGAACCTTCTTCATT TTTTAGCCCTGCAATGCTGTCTGGCTTTGTTGGTCCTGTCTGCACCATTACAAGACAGTCGACTCACCCTTGCTGATCCGGAGTTTAAACTGGCAGTTGTACGCTCAAATACTTTAGTAGAGAAGATCCTTGAGGACATACCTGTCGTGCACAAGAACACCATTCACAGTACG GAGAACAGCTTAAGCCGCATGTCAGTGGGGATCAAGCTGCAACAGGACCTGCTGGGAGCTCTGGCTGCCCGTCTAGAGGGGCTGGACGACCTCAGAGCCGACCTACGAGACCTCCTCACTCAGATCAACAAG aTGCAAGAGCTTGGCAGGTGGAGTAGCGACGAGCCGTACCAGAGTCCCGACATCGCCGCTAATCTCCACGGTGACTATGAGTTGCAGGTGGCCACTCACCTAACCTTGACCCAGCTGCGGGCCTTCTGCCAGGACATCGTTCGCAGCATGAGAAACATCAGCGTCTACAGACCACAAGAACAAAGATGA
- the csf3b gene encoding colony stimulating factor 3 (granulocyte) b isoform X1: protein MNLLHFLALQCCLALLVLSAPLQDSRLTLADPEFKLAVVRSNTLVEKILEDIPVVHKNTIHSTGLILEPSSQGPMLQRMVLTLGIPTPPALMPLSAHFTLENSLSRMSVGIKLQQDLLGALAARLEGLDDLRADLRDLLTQINKMQELGRWSSDEPYQSPDIAANLHGDYELQVATHLTLTQLRAFCQDIVRSMRNISVYRPQEQR from the exons ATGAACCTTCTTCATT TTTTAGCCCTGCAATGCTGTCTGGCTTTGTTGGTCCTGTCTGCACCATTACAAGACAGTCGACTCACCCTTGCTGATCCGGAGTTTAAACTGGCAGTTGTACGCTCAAATACTTTAGTAGAGAAGATCCTTGAGGACATACCTGTCGTGCACAAGAACACCATTCACAGTACG GGTCTCATCCTGGAGCCCTCCAGCCAGGGGCCCATGCTGCAGAGGATGGTATTGACCCTGGgcatccccacccccccggcTCTCATGCCCCTGTCGGCTCATTTTACTCTG GAGAACAGCTTAAGCCGCATGTCAGTGGGGATCAAGCTGCAACAGGACCTGCTGGGAGCTCTGGCTGCCCGTCTAGAGGGGCTGGACGACCTCAGAGCCGACCTACGAGACCTCCTCACTCAGATCAACAAG aTGCAAGAGCTTGGCAGGTGGAGTAGCGACGAGCCGTACCAGAGTCCCGACATCGCCGCTAATCTCCACGGTGACTATGAGTTGCAGGTGGCCACTCACCTAACCTTGACCCAGCTGCGGGCCTTCTGCCAGGACATCGTTCGCAGCATGAGAAACATCAGCGTCTACAGACCACAAGAACAAAGATGA